A part of Entelurus aequoreus isolate RoL-2023_Sb linkage group LG03, RoL_Eaeq_v1.1, whole genome shotgun sequence genomic DNA contains:
- the LOC133645967 gene encoding troponin T, fast skeletal muscle isoforms-like, whose protein sequence is MGALCVLQVAKSTFNMSDNEEVPRPPMTMFCLPVSAATTNLLVCAPDLRPPAAGGAHDISSMARWGMSARMGPAVLLPSSSSPPFLPPFLKSMTPPPPPLSPPPLSINAAPPFPRPLLPRTACRVVEEEEELVEEVEVSPGAEDEAEVEPEPEPEPEPEAEPEAEPEAEVDAEAELEEAVEEEEERPKYKPSGPKIPDGEKVDFDDIQKKRQNKDLVELQTLIEAHFECRKKEEEDIIALKDRIDKRRAERAEQLRVRTEKDKERQARREEERRIKEESDAKKKADEEAKKKSAFSNLGSNYGSHLARADQKRGGKKETEREKKKKILAARRKQLNIDHLNEDKLKDKINELYDWMCQLESEKFDHTERLKRQKYEVTTLRKRVEELSKFSKKGAATRRRK, encoded by the exons ATGGGGGCCTTGTGTGTGTTGCAGGTTGCCAAGTCCACTTTCAACATGTCCGACAACGAGGAAGT GCCCCGCCCCCCCATGACCatgttttgtctccctgtgtcTGCAGCGACCACG AACCTTCTCGTGTGCGCCCCTGACCTCCGACCCCCGGCGGCGGGGGGCGCACACGACATTTCTAGCATGGCGCGGTGGGGCATGAGCGCCCGCATGGGTCCCGCCGTACTCTTACCAtcatcttcttctcctccttttcTTCCTCCGTTCCTGAAGAGTATGACG cctccccctccccctctgtCCCCCCCTCCTCTCTCCATTAACGCCGCGCCCCCCTTCCCCCGACCCCTCCTTCCCCGCACTGCATGCCGTGTagtagaggaagaggaggagctagTAGAGGAAGTAGAGGTGTCCCCTGGGGCGGAAGATGAAGCCGAGGTAGAACCAGAACCAGAACCGGAACCGGAACCAGAAGCGGAACCAGAAGCGGAACCAGAAGCTGAGGTAGACGCTGAGGCTGAGCTTGAAG AGGCCGTAGAAGAGGAAG AGGAGAGGCCAAAGTACAA GCCCTCCGGTCCGAAGATCCCCGATGGCGAGAAAGTGGACTTTGAC GACATCCAGAAGAAGCGTCAGAACAAAGACCTGGTGGAGCTGCAGACCCTGATCGAGGCTCACTTTGAGTGcaggaagaaggaggaggaggatatTATCGCCCTTAAAGACAGGATT GACAAGCGTCGTGCTGAGAGGGCGGAGCAGCTGAGAGTGAGGACTGAGAAGGACAAGGAGCGTCAGGCCAGACGTGAG gagGAGAGGAGGATCAAGGAGGAGTCCGATGCTAAGAAGAAAGCTGATGAAGAAGCCAAGAAGAAATCTGCATTTTCCAACCTGGGCTCCAACTACGGCAGCCACCTTGCGAGA GCTGACCAGAAGAGAGGAGGAAAGAAGGAGACAGaaagagagaagaagaagaagatcttGGCTGCCAGACGTAAACAACTCAACATCGACCATCTTAATGAAGACAAACTCAA GGATAAGATCAATGAGTTGTACGACTGGATGTGTCAGCTGGAGTCTGAGAAGTTCGACCACACAGAGAGACTGAAGAGGCAGAAGTACGAG GTCACCACCCTGCGCAAGAGAGTGGAGGAGCTGAGCAAGTT CAGCAAAAAGGGAGCCGCCACCCGCCGCAGGAAGTAA